A genomic stretch from Coffea arabica cultivar ET-39 chromosome 10c, Coffea Arabica ET-39 HiFi, whole genome shotgun sequence includes:
- the LOC113713901 gene encoding uncharacterized protein — MVVSFPSGANFAFSGIYAKCTRVGRRPLWDAMESISINTQGAWIAAGDFNVISAAEERVGGSPANVRNMEEFNSSMFNCGLASVDFDGQPFTWTNGVVWQRLDRALTNAAWVEAYPINRVSHLARGRSDHSPLLIKCCSTTQTSSAFRFLNVWSGHAQYPGVVKEAWETMNAWKS, encoded by the coding sequence atggtTGTGTCGTTTCCATCTGGTGCTAATTTTGCTTTCTCCGGAATTTATGCAAAATGTACGCGTGTTGGCCGCCGCCCTTTGTGGGATGCGATGGAGTCCATTAGTATTAATACTCAAGGGGCATGGATAGCTGCGGGTGATTTTAATGTTATTTCAGCAGCTGAGGAACGTGTAGGTGGCTCACCGGCGAATGTTAGAAATATGGAGGAGTTTAATTCCTCCATGTTTAATTGTGGGTTGGCTTCTGTTGATTTTGATGGGCAGCCCTTTACTTGGACTAATGGGGTTGTTTGGCAACGGTTAGATAGGGCTTTAACGAATGCTGCATGGGTAGAGGCATATCCTATTAACCGAGTTTCGCATTTAGCCCGAGGCAGATCTGATCATTCTCCTCTATTAATTAAGTGTTGCTCCACTACTCAAACATCTTCCGCCTTCCGTTTTTTGAATGTTTGGTCTGGCCATGCACAATATCCTGGGGTGGTTAAGGAAGCTTGGGAGACTATGAATGCTTGGAAGTCATAA